A section of the Diabrotica virgifera virgifera chromosome 8, PGI_DIABVI_V3a genome encodes:
- the LOC114334439 gene encoding facilitated trehalose transporter Tret1-2 homolog → MTIVEPSERHGVEYVPYNTESTEKNNLVQLKPQNQGAKSDTPFLIMTILSGTMLATIAGSQMVWTSPVIPKITSNISDDNPLGRTATTYEISMIAGFPPLASLAGSLFLGQLAEVFGRKRSILILALGNLTTVVCLAFSTNVYCIVVFRCIIFMFFNGAITVLPVYLTEICEDHNRARYGCLMGGMLPSGSLFGYVVGSFFTIRVFTLLTLSPLLFFIFFCVCAPESPVYSLSRGRREECLRALRKLRSNKNDKEIEDDMYQIEETLKLRANSSSGNIFSLFSTKEKRYATLLALIPPMIQVFSGVPILIQFMAPIFIAAGTKYNSNHLAIVAGGIKAISFIIVSFIVEKTGRRSMLLISAIGSSIPLLMLGGFFFLKHINSPLVASLQWLPLTSIMVFMITYSLGIGPIPMAIMGELFTPDVRTAGVSFIMTVMFTCLFCGSTSFPIIKEFLGLHWCIWMFSVSCLAGATFIYFMIPETKGKTVVEIQEYIKSCVNK, encoded by the coding sequence GTACTATGCTTGCCACTATTGCCGGATCCCAAATGGTGTGGACGTCACCCGTAATCCCAAAAATCACCTCAAACATCTCTGATGACAATCCTTTGGGAAGAACGGCAACAACTTACGAAATATCGATGATTGCTGGTTTTCCACCATTAGCATCTCTTGCGGGATCTTTATTTCTGGGACAGTTGGCAGAAGTATTCGGAAGAAAAAGGTCTATACTGATCCTGGCTTTAGGGAATCTCACAACAGTAGTTTGCTTGGCATTTAGTACCAATGTATATTGCATTGTCGTGTTTCGATGtataatatttatgttttttaacGGAGCTATAACTGTGTTACCTGTTTATTTGACAGAAATTTGCGAAGACCACAACAGAGCAAGGTATGGTTGTTTGATGGGCGGTATGCTACCTTCAGGAAGCCTCTTCGGTTACGTAGTGGGCTCATTTTTCACCATCAGAGTATTTACTTTATTAACACTAAGTCcattattattctttattttcttttgcgTATGTGCACCCGAGTCTCCAGTCTATTCCCTATCTAGAGGGAGAAGAGAAGAATGTTTACGCGCTCTTAGAAAGTTAAGAAGCAATAAAAATGACAAAGAAATTGAGGATGATATGTACCAAATAGAAGAAACTTTAAAGCTTCGGGCAAATTCTTCTTCTGGTAATATCTTTAGCTTATTCTCAACAAAAGAGAAGAGGTACGCAACTCTTTTAGCATTAATTCCTCCTATGATACAAGTTTTTTCAGGAGTTCCCATTTTGATCCAATTCATGGCACCTATATTTATTGCAGCTGGCACAAAGTATAACAGTAATCATCTGGCAATAGTAGCTGGTGGTATAAAGGCTATCAGTTTTATAATCGTTTCGTTTATTGTCGAGAAAACTGGAAGAAGGTCTATGCTTCTTATCTCTGCAATAGGATCTTCTATACCACTTTTAATGTTGGGTGGATTTTTCTTCCTCAAGCATATCAATTCCCCATTGGTTGCTTCACTCCAGTGGCTACCTTTGACTAGCATAATGGTGTTCATGATAACTTACTCTCTAGGAATTGGTCCAATTCCAATGGCCATCATGGGAGAACTTTTCACTCCAGATGTCAGAACCGCAGGCGTATCATTTATTATGACAGTGATGTTCACATGTCTGTTTTGCGGCTCGACCAGTTTTCCAATCATTAAAGAGTTTCTAGGCTTGCATTGGTGTATCTGGATGTTTAGCGTGTCTTGTCTAGCTGGGgcaacatttatttattttatgattCCGGAAACGAAGGGGAAAACTGTTGTagaaatacaagaatatattAAGAGCtgtgtaaataaataa